The proteins below are encoded in one region of Bacillota bacterium:
- a CDS encoding polysaccharide deacetylase family protein, whose translation MTRFCLVCALLVALLELVALSPAHATPQSSAYVREYQSLLKQTGYYRGALDGIRGPATESAILRFQKEHGLAADGVVGPTTMAALRRAAATYVVRKGDTLNEIAASYGVTVKWLCQVNGIRDPDLIRPGQKLVVRDLGTGAQQGRSTPEPADSPSQPVSDAPQPEEGPAWETFLPGTSSPESPRSGLLGARVALTFDDAPHAGTGAILEVLARHGVRATFFLIGERIAQNRDQVLRMVAAGHELGNHSYCHRILVGHDPADVEKDLSAAQAAVASVAGRKPLLFRPPGGALDRAVAAAAARQGLTTVLWHNVGATDDCPLPAEELARRIAVRCYDGYIVMLHADRPGTAALVDNLVRLLTAAGARLVTLSELGVP comes from the coding sequence ATGACTCGCTTTTGCCTCGTTTGCGCGCTGCTCGTGGCGCTGCTCGAGCTTGTTGCGTTGAGCCCGGCCCACGCCACACCTCAATCTAGCGCCTATGTAAGGGAATACCAGTCCCTCCTCAAGCAGACCGGCTACTACCGCGGGGCCCTCGATGGCATCCGCGGGCCGGCCACGGAATCGGCCATCTTGCGTTTCCAGAAGGAGCACGGTCTGGCGGCGGACGGGGTGGTGGGCCCGACCACCATGGCCGCCCTGCGACGGGCGGCGGCGACCTATGTGGTGCGCAAAGGGGACACGCTGAACGAGATCGCTGCCAGCTACGGCGTGACTGTGAAGTGGCTGTGCCAGGTCAACGGCATCAGGGACCCCGACCTGATTCGCCCGGGGCAGAAGCTCGTGGTGCGGGATCTGGGCACCGGCGCCCAACAGGGCCGGTCCACGCCCGAGCCGGCGGACTCGCCATCTCAACCGGTATCGGATGCGCCCCAACCTGAGGAAGGCCCGGCCTGGGAGACGTTCCTGCCGGGCACATCCTCCCCGGAGTCACCACGGTCCGGCCTGCTGGGGGCCCGAGTCGCCCTCACCTTCGACGATGCTCCCCATGCCGGCACCGGGGCCATCCTGGAGGTGCTCGCCAGGCATGGGGTGAGGGCAACCTTCTTTTTGATCGGGGAAAGGATAGCCCAGAACCGCGACCAGGTTCTGAGGATGGTCGCAGCAGGCCACGAGCTGGGCAACCACTCGTATTGCCATCGCATCCTGGTGGGCCACGACCCGGCCGACGTGGAGAAGGACCTCTCCGCCGCCCAGGCCGCCGTCGCCTCGGTCGCGGGACGAAAGCCTCTGCTTTTCCGCCCCCCTGGTGGAGCCTTGGATCGGGCGGTCGCGGCCGCCGCTGCCCGCCAGGGCCTCACCACCGTTCTCTGGCACAACGTGGGAGCCACCGACGACTGCCCCCTTCCTGCAGAGGAACTGGCCCGTCGCATTGCCGTGCGCTGCTACGACGGGTACATTGTGATGCTTCACGCTGACCGGCCGGGCACCGCCGCCTTGGTGGACAACCTGGTGCGTTTGCTCACCGCCGCGGGCGCCCGTCTCGTCACCCTCTCCGAACTGGGCGTTCCCTGA
- a CDS encoding TIGR04086 family membrane protein, translating to MRPVRSLREEETGWALGGVVRGAVVGLLVTVLLLCLLAIVMLWVDIDDRPARVIMDVLGGVGALVAGFVAGQRARARGLVHGAIAGLLFTLVALIIGVLFFGATFALWPWLIRLAVGVVLGALGGIVGVNF from the coding sequence ATGCGCCCGGTAAGGTCGCTGAGGGAGGAAGAGACGGGCTGGGCCCTGGGCGGCGTGGTACGGGGGGCGGTAGTGGGGCTGCTGGTGACTGTGCTCCTCCTTTGCCTGCTGGCCATCGTCATGCTCTGGGTGGACATCGACGACCGTCCCGCCCGCGTGATCATGGACGTGTTGGGCGGAGTCGGGGCTCTGGTGGCCGGTTTCGTGGCGGGGCAGCGGGCCCGGGCGCGGGGTCTCGTCCACGGTGCCATCGCCGGGCTCCTGTTCACACTCGTGGCACTCATCATCGGCGTCCTCTTCTTCGGAGCAACTTTCGCCCTGTGGCCCTGGCTTATCAGACTCGCGGTCGGTGTTGTCCTCGGGGCTCTGGGGGGCATCGTGGGCGTCAACTTCTGA
- a CDS encoding alpha/beta-type small acid-soluble spore protein has protein sequence MPRRRRIVLPEARRGLDRLKYEVAQDLGLTDDVERRGWGDMTTREVGHIGGQMVRRMVRFAEQDLARERGQDDQRQGG, from the coding sequence ATGCCACGGAGGCGTCGCATCGTGCTCCCCGAGGCGCGGCGCGGGCTGGATCGGCTGAAGTACGAGGTTGCCCAAGACCTCGGTCTGACTGACGATGTGGAGCGGCGCGGGTGGGGCGACATGACCACCCGCGAGGTGGGCCATATCGGAGGCCAGATGGTGCGCCGCATGGTGCGCTTCGCCGAGCAAGACCTGGCCCGCGAGCGGGGACAGGACGACCAACGGCAGGGCGGCTGA
- the surE gene encoding 5'/3'-nucleotidase SurE, with the protein MLILLTNDDGIFAPGLRALREAWEQQEDCEVYVVAPAEERSASGHAITLFRPLMVEEVVFPGSLVKGWSVGGTPADAVKLAVGAVLPRPPDLVISGVNRGPNLGSDVFYSGTVSAAIEGTILGIPSLAVSLAAYEDGDYGLAARFSRYLAREALRRGWPAGVLLNVNVPPLEPYEIAGVAVTRLGVRHYRNIFDRRVDPRGRVYYWLTGEAVDGEEPEDSDVMALRQNLISVTPVHLDLTHHDMVKTMRAWDLSGTLDRCLRGQAGRDTEPAG; encoded by the coding sequence GTGCTGATCTTGCTCACCAACGACGACGGTATATTTGCCCCGGGCCTGCGGGCCCTGCGGGAGGCCTGGGAGCAACAGGAGGACTGCGAGGTATACGTGGTAGCTCCGGCCGAAGAGCGGTCGGCGTCCGGTCATGCCATCACCCTCTTCCGCCCCCTGATGGTGGAAGAGGTCGTCTTCCCGGGCAGCCTGGTGAAGGGGTGGTCGGTGGGCGGGACGCCGGCCGATGCGGTGAAGCTGGCGGTGGGGGCGGTCCTGCCCCGCCCTCCCGACCTGGTCATCTCCGGGGTGAACCGGGGTCCCAACCTGGGGTCCGATGTGTTTTATTCCGGCACGGTATCGGCGGCCATAGAGGGGACCATCCTGGGGATACCGTCCCTGGCCGTATCCCTGGCCGCATACGAAGATGGCGATTACGGCCTGGCGGCGCGGTTCTCCCGGTACCTGGCGCGGGAAGCCCTGCGCCGGGGGTGGCCGGCCGGCGTCCTCCTCAACGTGAACGTGCCTCCCCTCGAGCCTTACGAAATCGCGGGAGTGGCTGTCACTCGCCTGGGCGTGCGGCATTACCGCAACATCTTCGATCGGCGGGTGGACCCCCGCGGGCGCGTGTATTACTGGCTCACGGGGGAAGCCGTGGACGGCGAGGAGCCGGAGGACTCGGACGTGATGGCCCTGCGCCAGAACCTGATCTCGGTAACTCCCGTCCACCTGGACCTCACCCACCACGACATGGTAAAAACCATGCGGGCGTGGGATCTGAGTGGCACCCTGGACCGCTGCCTGCGAGGGCAGGCGGGCCGGGACACTGAGCCGGCCGGCTGA
- a CDS encoding 2-phosphosulfolactate phosphatase yields MQIDVALRAQDIEPDLVRDSWAVVIDVLRATTTITQALEAGCRAIVPALEPEEARALAAAWVRDGRVPLLGGERGCRPIPGFDLGNSPQAYAPERVGGRLVFFTTTNGTRALRRCRASHVTLCACLRNAGGVVDYLLERRPARVLLACSGREGAVAPEDMAVAGLLATRLAARGGELLPRAREAADLATSLTDWHSFFTEVPAGRNLLELGYHQDVSFCLERDCSPVVPRYVGGVVTRARWPGVRGRS; encoded by the coding sequence GTGCAGATTGACGTCGCCTTGCGCGCCCAGGACATCGAGCCGGACCTGGTCCGTGACTCCTGGGCCGTGGTCATAGACGTGTTGCGCGCCACCACCACCATCACCCAGGCCCTGGAGGCGGGATGTCGCGCCATCGTTCCCGCCCTTGAACCCGAGGAGGCCAGAGCCCTGGCCGCCGCCTGGGTGCGGGACGGCCGGGTGCCCCTGCTCGGGGGCGAGCGGGGATGCCGGCCCATCCCGGGTTTCGATCTCGGCAACTCGCCCCAGGCTTACGCGCCGGAGCGGGTGGGCGGTCGCCTGGTGTTCTTCACCACCACCAACGGCACCCGCGCCCTGCGCCGCTGCCGCGCCTCCCACGTGACCCTGTGTGCCTGCCTGCGGAACGCCGGGGGCGTGGTGGACTATCTCCTTGAGCGCCGGCCCGCCCGCGTGCTCCTGGCGTGCTCGGGCCGGGAAGGTGCGGTGGCACCTGAGGATATGGCGGTGGCGGGGCTGCTGGCCACCAGGCTGGCGGCACGGGGAGGGGAACTCCTGCCCCGGGCCCGGGAGGCGGCTGACCTGGCGACCTCCCTCACCGACTGGCACAGCTTCTTCACAGAGGTGCCGGCCGGGCGCAACCTGCTCGAGCTGGGATACCACCAGGACGTCTCCTTTTGCCTGGAAAGAGACTGCAGCCCCGTGGTGCCCCGCTATGTGGGGGGCGTGGTCACGAGAGCACGGTGGCCAGGCGTCCGTGGGCGATCCTGA
- a CDS encoding aldo/keto reductase produces the protein MQQRRLGKTGLWVSVIGFGGIPIITAPDDEAERVVKRAFELGVTLYDTARAYGRADLPVSASEDKIGPALRAVRDRVVLCTKTQATDAARSREHLEESLRRLATDYLDVWMFHAVDRMSTWETIRGPGGALETLCRAQEEGKVRYAGISGHRPDLLLQILKQHRFDVVMVPVNIVDRHIYGAEETLLPHCSEHDIGVLAMKPLAGGALKDHARLAIRYCLGQAVSSAVPGMGTLAEVETDVEPGYNPRPLSSDEEEFLWRKGRELGLDFCRQCGYCLPCTVGISIPTVFRLDGCFVRYGQEEWAREQYAGLAPQADTCAQCGDCETRCPYQLPIRDKLRIAHGRLATVLS, from the coding sequence GTGCAGCAGCGCAGGCTGGGCAAGACGGGCTTGTGGGTTTCGGTGATCGGCTTCGGTGGCATCCCCATCATCACCGCCCCGGACGACGAGGCAGAAAGGGTGGTGAAGCGCGCCTTCGAGCTGGGGGTTACGCTCTACGACACCGCCCGGGCCTACGGGCGGGCGGATCTGCCCGTCTCCGCCAGCGAGGACAAGATCGGACCTGCCCTGCGAGCGGTACGTGACCGGGTGGTGCTCTGCACCAAGACCCAGGCCACCGACGCGGCCAGGTCGCGGGAGCACCTGGAGGAAAGCCTGCGCCGCCTGGCCACCGATTACCTGGACGTGTGGATGTTCCACGCGGTGGATCGGATGAGCACCTGGGAGACCATCAGGGGCCCCGGGGGAGCCCTGGAGACCCTTTGCCGGGCGCAGGAGGAGGGAAAGGTGCGCTATGCGGGCATTAGCGGCCACCGGCCGGACCTGCTCCTCCAGATCCTGAAGCAGCACCGGTTCGACGTGGTGATGGTCCCCGTCAACATCGTGGACCGGCACATATACGGGGCGGAAGAGACGTTGCTGCCACATTGCTCCGAGCACGACATCGGGGTGCTGGCCATGAAACCCCTGGCGGGGGGTGCCCTCAAAGATCACGCCCGGCTGGCGATCCGCTACTGCCTCGGGCAGGCCGTCAGCTCTGCCGTGCCGGGGATGGGTACCCTGGCCGAGGTGGAGACGGATGTGGAGCCGGGGTACAATCCCAGGCCCCTGAGTTCCGACGAAGAAGAGTTCCTGTGGCGAAAGGGCCGGGAGTTGGGACTGGACTTCTGCCGCCAGTGCGGGTACTGCCTGCCCTGCACGGTGGGCATCAGCATCCCCACAGTCTTCCGGTTGGATGGCTGCTTCGTGCGCTACGGGCAGGAGGAATGGGCCCGCGAGCAATACGCCGGGCTGGCGCCTCAGGCGGATACCTGCGCGCAATGCGGAGACTGCGAGACCCGCTGCCCCTATCAGCTTCCCATCCGGGACAAGCTCAGGATCGCCCACGGACGCCTGGCCACCGTGCTCTCGTGA
- a CDS encoding DUF401 family protein gives METVELAAAFLVIIVLAALRVRISITMASATSVLLLWSEARPGTALAVAGRAAVDPATLELVVTVGLITLLAGLLRNFGLLAPMSRSLAGTLRSDRLAFTLVPGILGCLPVPGGAGMSAPMVDGLGDTLGLSRPRKAAANILLRHAWFFVFPFSPPLILAAHLSGVTVSSIIGRQWPLAILAVLTATLLFLSGRAAGQTPYGAWRGEAREFLITASPILVSVALFLAAGVRLPLALAAGVLLAGLVARQRHSFAWKLVRASVDWEMPLATEIIMVFAALVREAPGLGGVIASASSGSVLPAIMVTSALAGFLTANPVAGLGIAMPALLPLVPGGHDLGAYACLIFGLTYQAYLVSPLHMCLVLTNRYFDVSLGRTYRHLLPAVMVNALGVLLLFFFTRS, from the coding sequence TTGGAAACCGTCGAGCTGGCTGCTGCTTTCCTCGTCATCATCGTCCTGGCTGCCCTCCGTGTTCGTATCTCGATCACCATGGCGTCTGCCACCTCGGTCCTCCTCCTCTGGTCGGAGGCCCGCCCGGGGACAGCCCTGGCGGTAGCCGGGCGGGCGGCGGTCGACCCCGCCACCCTGGAGCTGGTGGTCACCGTCGGCCTCATCACCCTGCTGGCAGGACTGCTCCGGAACTTTGGCCTCCTGGCACCCATGAGCCGGTCCCTGGCCGGGACGCTGCGCAGCGACCGTCTGGCCTTCACCCTCGTGCCCGGCATCCTGGGATGCCTGCCCGTGCCGGGGGGAGCGGGCATGTCGGCCCCCATGGTTGACGGACTGGGCGATACCCTGGGCCTTTCCCGGCCCCGCAAGGCCGCCGCCAACATCCTGCTGCGCCATGCCTGGTTCTTCGTGTTCCCCTTCAGCCCTCCTCTTATCCTGGCCGCGCACCTCTCGGGCGTCACCGTGTCTTCCATCATCGGGCGCCAGTGGCCCCTGGCCATACTGGCCGTGCTCACGGCAACCCTACTTTTCCTCAGCGGACGTGCCGCAGGGCAGACCCCGTACGGAGCCTGGCGCGGCGAGGCCCGGGAGTTCCTCATCACTGCCTCGCCCATCCTCGTCAGCGTCGCCCTGTTCCTGGCAGCCGGGGTGCGGCTTCCCCTGGCCCTGGCAGCCGGGGTACTCCTGGCCGGGCTGGTAGCCCGTCAGCGGCACAGTTTCGCATGGAAGCTGGTGCGGGCCAGCGTTGACTGGGAGATGCCGCTGGCCACGGAGATCATCATGGTGTTTGCCGCCCTGGTGAGGGAGGCTCCCGGGCTGGGGGGCGTCATCGCGTCCGCCAGTTCGGGCTCGGTCCTCCCCGCCATCATGGTGACCTCGGCCCTGGCGGGTTTTCTCACCGCCAACCCGGTGGCCGGACTGGGCATCGCCATGCCCGCCCTGCTTCCCCTGGTACCGGGCGGTCACGACCTGGGGGCATACGCCTGCCTCATATTCGGGCTGACGTACCAGGCCTACCTGGTTTCGCCGCTGCACATGTGCCTGGTTCTCACCAACCGCTACTTCGATGTCAGCCTGGGCCGGACATACCGCCACCTGTTACCGGCGGTGATGGTGAACGCGCTCGGCGTCTTGCTGCTGTTCTTCTTCACCAGGTCCTGA
- a CDS encoding DUF72 domain-containing protein, translating into MGLAGGLILVGTSGFSYEDWRGPFYPADLSARDMLIYYSQRFPVVELDFTYYRMPSPRTMAGIERKTPPGFTFCVKAYREMTHERPQEGEELRSLCRQFASALEPMSAAGKLGCVLVQFPWSFGPAPENRALVESLPELLAGFPLVVEFRNSQWISDDTRQALARAGLGFCAVDEPRLKGLMPPLTWVTSPLAYVRFHGRNARKWWKHEHPWERYDYLYSEEELRSWVPRIRQMAGQAERTYVLFNNCHAGQAAKNASVMQLLLTGDLPA; encoded by the coding sequence GTGGGCCTGGCCGGGGGACTGATTCTGGTAGGGACATCGGGTTTCTCCTACGAGGACTGGCGGGGGCCCTTCTACCCGGCGGATCTCTCCGCCCGCGATATGCTGATCTATTACAGCCAGCGCTTCCCGGTGGTAGAACTCGACTTCACGTACTACCGCATGCCTTCGCCCCGCACCATGGCCGGGATAGAGCGCAAGACACCCCCGGGGTTCACGTTCTGCGTAAAAGCCTACCGTGAGATGACCCACGAGCGTCCCCAGGAGGGGGAGGAATTGCGTTCCCTCTGTCGCCAGTTTGCCTCAGCCCTGGAGCCCATGAGCGCTGCGGGTAAGCTGGGCTGCGTCCTGGTGCAGTTCCCGTGGAGCTTCGGCCCCGCCCCGGAGAACCGGGCGCTGGTGGAAAGCCTGCCCGAACTGCTAGCCGGCTTCCCCCTGGTGGTGGAGTTCCGGAACAGCCAGTGGATCTCCGACGACACCCGCCAGGCCCTGGCGCGGGCGGGGCTGGGGTTCTGCGCCGTGGACGAACCGCGTCTGAAGGGGCTGATGCCTCCCCTGACCTGGGTCACCTCGCCCCTGGCCTACGTGCGTTTCCACGGCCGCAACGCCCGGAAGTGGTGGAAGCACGAGCACCCCTGGGAGCGCTACGATTACCTCTACTCGGAGGAAGAGCTCAGGTCCTGGGTTCCCCGCATCCGGCAGATGGCAGGGCAGGCCGAGCGCACATACGTCCTGTTCAACAACTGCCACGCCGGCCAGGCGGCAAAGAACGCCTCCGTGATGCAGCTCCTGCTCACGGGAGATCTGCCGGCCTGA
- the ndk gene encoding nucleoside-diphosphate kinase, producing the protein MERTLVLVKPDGVHRGLVGEVISRLEKKGLRLVGVKMMRVSRDLAERHYEVHRGKPFFPGLIEFITSGPVVAMVWEGPEAVTVVRNLMGATDARKAAPGTIRGDFGLDVGHNLVHGSDAVETATREVDLFFSPHELLSWGKVDEPWAWPGD; encoded by the coding sequence TTGGAGCGCACGCTGGTTCTGGTCAAGCCCGACGGAGTGCACCGGGGGCTGGTGGGTGAGGTGATATCGCGGCTGGAGAAGAAGGGACTGCGCCTGGTGGGCGTCAAGATGATGCGGGTCAGCCGCGACCTGGCCGAGCGCCATTACGAGGTGCATCGCGGCAAGCCTTTCTTCCCCGGACTCATCGAGTTCATCACCTCCGGCCCGGTGGTGGCCATGGTCTGGGAGGGCCCCGAGGCGGTCACCGTGGTGCGCAACCTCATGGGTGCCACCGACGCCCGCAAGGCGGCCCCGGGCACCATCCGGGGGGACTTCGGCCTGGACGTGGGGCACAACCTGGTGCACGGGTCGGATGCGGTGGAAACCGCCACCCGCGAGGTGGACCTGTTCTTCTCCCCGCACGAGTTGCTGTCCTGGGGAAAGGTCGATGAGCCGTGGGCCTGGCCGGGGGACTGA
- a CDS encoding M42 family metallopeptidase, which produces MQDLLRDLTSATGLPGFEHEVRAVLRSYLADEVIEQDRLGSLIARREGKAGGPRVMLAGHMDEVGFMVTHITDKGFLRFQTLGGWWEHVMLAQRVLVKGRDGDIPGIIGAKPPHLLSPDDRKKMVEKKDMFIDVGASSREEATRMGIRPGDPVVPDAPFQVMKNGHYLMAKAWDDRVGCAMFVEVLRRLRERDHPNTVYGVGTVQEEVGLRGATTSAHLVNPDVAFALEVDIPGDTPGIAEHEAQSKLGGGPSMILYDASMVPSFRLRDLVMETAQKEGIPWQVNAMPGGGTDAGRIHINAAGVPSLVIGVPCRYIHSHTGIIDQADFEQAVELLVAVIGRLDAATVASLVR; this is translated from the coding sequence ATGCAGGATCTGTTGCGGGACCTGACCAGCGCCACCGGTTTGCCCGGATTCGAACACGAAGTGCGGGCAGTGCTCAGGAGCTACCTGGCGGACGAGGTGATCGAACAGGATCGGCTGGGTAGCCTCATCGCGCGCCGCGAGGGGAAGGCGGGCGGTCCCCGGGTGATGCTGGCCGGGCACATGGATGAAGTGGGCTTCATGGTTACCCACATCACCGACAAGGGGTTCCTGCGCTTTCAGACCCTGGGAGGATGGTGGGAGCACGTGATGCTGGCGCAGCGGGTGCTGGTGAAGGGAAGGGACGGAGATATCCCCGGAATCATCGGCGCCAAGCCGCCTCACCTCCTGAGCCCCGACGACCGCAAGAAGATGGTGGAGAAGAAGGACATGTTCATCGACGTGGGGGCATCCTCACGGGAAGAGGCCACCAGGATGGGCATCCGGCCGGGCGACCCCGTGGTGCCCGATGCGCCCTTCCAGGTGATGAAGAACGGTCACTACCTCATGGCCAAGGCCTGGGACGACCGGGTGGGGTGCGCCATGTTCGTGGAAGTCCTGCGCCGCCTCCGGGAGCGGGATCACCCCAACACCGTGTATGGGGTGGGGACGGTGCAGGAGGAGGTAGGCCTGCGGGGTGCAACCACCAGTGCCCACCTGGTGAACCCGGACGTGGCCTTCGCCCTGGAAGTAGACATCCCGGGTGACACCCCTGGTATCGCCGAGCACGAGGCCCAATCCAAACTGGGAGGCGGGCCCAGCATGATTCTGTATGACGCTTCCATGGTGCCCAGCTTCCGCCTGCGCGACCTGGTCATGGAGACGGCTCAAAAAGAGGGCATCCCCTGGCAGGTGAACGCCATGCCGGGCGGAGGGACCGATGCCGGCCGCATCCACATCAACGCCGCCGGCGTTCCCAGCCTGGTGATCGGCGTCCCCTGCCGCTACATACACAGTCACACCGGCATCATCGACCAGGCAGATTTCGAACAGGCGGTGGAATTGCTGGTGGCCGTAATCGGGCGGCTGGACGCGGCCACGGTGGCATCGCTGGTCAGGTAG
- the speD gene encoding adenosylmethionine decarboxylase, which produces MQALGRHVLAEVYGCDPNVLNDVGAVERILVRAAQEAGAEVRETAFHKFSPQGVSGVVVISESHLAVHTWPELAYAALDIFTCGERVDPWLACDLIVAHFRASHMTATESKRGILLAQQPVAMAVGS; this is translated from the coding sequence ATGCAAGCCCTGGGCCGTCACGTGCTGGCGGAAGTCTACGGTTGTGATCCGAACGTCCTCAATGACGTCGGAGCCGTAGAACGTATCCTGGTTCGGGCGGCTCAAGAAGCCGGTGCGGAGGTACGGGAAACGGCGTTCCACAAGTTCAGTCCACAGGGAGTTTCCGGGGTGGTGGTGATCTCCGAGTCCCACCTGGCCGTGCATACCTGGCCGGAGCTGGCGTATGCGGCGCTGGATATATTCACCTGTGGCGAACGCGTAGACCCCTGGCTGGCCTGCGACCTGATCGTGGCCCACTTCCGGGCCTCTCACATGACCGCCACCGAGAGCAAGCGCGGGATACTCCTCGCCCAGCAGCCGGTGGCCATGGCGGTGGGGTCGTGA
- a CDS encoding fumarylacetoacetate hydrolase family protein, whose amino-acid sequence MSEHAGVRLVRVRTAAGVFYGVMDDGRVYLVGSRWPWDRPEWAAFLRGNGERPHGFPYIGGKEAELLCPVEPGKVVAVGLNYRDHAREVGAPLPEEPVLFLKPASAVVGPGDAIVLPPVSSRVDYEAELAVVMGRRVKHVPVRQALDYVLGYTCGNDVTARDLQQKDGQWTRSKSFDTFCPLGPAVAPGLDPSALEVICRVNGRVCQQGNTRDLIFSVAELISFISDVMTLEPGDVVLTGTPAGIGPLGPGDVAEVEVEGVGVLANPVNIAVDTPS is encoded by the coding sequence GTGTCAGAGCACGCAGGGGTCCGGCTGGTGCGGGTGAGAACGGCAGCGGGGGTCTTTTACGGCGTCATGGATGATGGTCGCGTCTACCTGGTGGGGAGCAGGTGGCCGTGGGATCGACCCGAGTGGGCAGCGTTCTTGCGGGGCAATGGCGAACGCCCGCACGGGTTCCCGTACATAGGCGGGAAGGAGGCGGAGTTGCTCTGCCCGGTGGAACCGGGCAAGGTGGTGGCCGTGGGGTTGAACTACCGGGATCACGCCCGCGAGGTCGGTGCCCCGCTCCCCGAAGAACCGGTGCTATTCCTCAAGCCGGCGAGCGCGGTAGTCGGGCCGGGCGACGCAATCGTGCTTCCCCCCGTGTCGAGCAGAGTGGACTACGAGGCGGAGCTGGCGGTGGTGATGGGGCGGCGGGTGAAGCACGTCCCGGTACGCCAGGCCCTCGATTACGTGCTCGGGTATACCTGTGGCAACGATGTCACCGCCCGCGACCTGCAGCAGAAGGACGGGCAGTGGACGCGTTCCAAGTCTTTCGATACCTTTTGCCCTCTCGGCCCCGCGGTGGCCCCGGGGCTCGACCCCTCCGCCCTGGAAGTAATCTGCCGCGTCAACGGCAGGGTGTGCCAGCAGGGGAACACGCGGGATCTGATCTTCTCGGTGGCCGAGCTGATCTCGTTCATCTCCGACGTGATGACGCTGGAGCCGGGCGATGTGGTGCTCACCGGCACTCCGGCGGGGATCGGGCCTCTCGGGCCCGGGGACGTGGCGGAGGTGGAAGTCGAGGGGGTAGGGGTACTCGCCAACCCGGTAAACATTGCAGTTGACACCCCCTCTTAG
- a CDS encoding HU family DNA-binding protein: protein MTKADLVDRVAERTGFTKKDSARFVEALFDAMTEGLAAGNKISLVGFGSFSVRRRAARKGRNPQTGTEIKIGARKVPVFRPGKALKEAVR from the coding sequence GTGACCAAGGCCGATCTGGTTGACAGGGTGGCCGAGAGAACCGGCTTCACCAAGAAGGACTCCGCTCGTTTCGTGGAGGCCCTGTTCGATGCTATGACCGAGGGTCTGGCGGCCGGTAACAAGATTTCCCTGGTGGGTTTTGGCAGCTTTTCGGTGCGCAGGCGCGCCGCTCGCAAAGGGCGCAACCCGCAGACGGGCACGGAGATCAAGATCGGGGCCCGCAAGGTGCCCGTGTTCCGGCCCGGCAAGGCCCTGAAGGAAGCGGTACGTTGA